One stretch of Pseudoramibacter sp. DNA includes these proteins:
- the trmD gene encoding tRNA (guanosine(37)-N1)-methyltransferase TrmD produces the protein MLNIDILTVAPTDFTGFLSSHIVQRAEKEKTARINIVDIRNFANGCYRKIDDSPYGGGAGMILRYEPIVNALNSLRTENTYTIMMTPSGYPYNQNIARRLAENLNHIVLICGHYEGIDERVMHHVDLKLSIGDYVLTGGELPSMIVADTILRQLNGNIKSASLEEESFNENLLEYPQYTRPKEIDGYEVPEVLLSGNHQEIKTWRYEQSIIMTTKFRPDLLKKNNIQSGYYKTKIRSNKMASKEQNNKFDISSLSNELIYRRFMLINNNELSHFFSEMTIPEYIALNLILKNEKNDPIYGGKTYLSDLAESLHRPMRYVSKLSRTLQDKGLVIWKHDGDGEQGTYVMITDDGKALIEKHQKTTQAFYGHVVEKFGQQNMIKLLDLMKQLDTVITSELEGEK, from the coding sequence ATGTTAAATATCGATATATTAACAGTAGCTCCGACAGATTTTACAGGTTTTTTATCTTCTCATATTGTGCAACGAGCCGAAAAGGAAAAAACAGCACGAATAAATATTGTAGATATACGCAATTTTGCAAATGGATGTTATCGTAAAATAGATGATTCTCCATATGGCGGCGGTGCTGGGATGATCTTGCGGTATGAGCCTATTGTAAATGCATTAAATTCACTTCGTACAGAGAATACCTATACGATTATGATGACGCCATCTGGTTATCCATATAATCAAAATATAGCGCGGCGATTAGCTGAAAATTTAAATCATATTGTTTTAATATGTGGGCATTATGAGGGAATAGATGAACGCGTTATGCATCATGTTGATTTAAAACTTTCAATCGGAGATTATGTGCTGACTGGAGGCGAGCTGCCATCAATGATAGTAGCTGATACTATATTAAGACAATTGAATGGCAATATAAAATCAGCAAGTTTAGAAGAAGAGTCTTTTAATGAAAATCTCCTTGAATATCCTCAATATACACGCCCAAAGGAAATCGATGGGTATGAAGTCCCAGAAGTTCTTCTTTCAGGAAATCATCAAGAAATAAAAACATGGCGTTATGAACAGTCAATTATTATGACAACTAAATTTCGTCCTGATTTGTTAAAAAAAAATAATATACAAAGCGGTTATTATAAGACTAAGATTAGGAGTAATAAAATGGCATCAAAAGAACAAAATAATAAATTTGATATTTCGAGTTTATCAAATGAATTGATTTATCGTCGGTTTATGTTGATCAATAATAATGAACTTTCTCATTTTTTTAGTGAGATGACAATTCCTGAATATATTGCGTTAAATTTAATTCTGAAAAATGAAAAAAATGATCCCATTTATGGTGGAAAAACTTATTTGTCTGATTTAGCAGAAAGTTTGCATCGTCCAATGCGCTATGTCTCAAAGTTATCGAGAACACTTCAAGATAAGGGATTGGTGATTTGGAAGCATGATGGCGACGGAGAACAAGGTACATATGTTATGATCACTGATGATGGGAAAGCATTGATTGAAAAGCATCAAAAAACAACCCAAGCGTTTTACGGCCATGTTGTTGAAAAGTTTGGCCAGCAAAATATGATAAAATTGCTAGATTTGATGAAACAACTTGATACGGTTATTACTTCTGAATTAGAGGGAGAAAAGTAA
- a CDS encoding citrate/2-methylcitrate synthase, whose protein sequence is MSLKQSDYLDRQIEICKENDEIAPRLYSEYGINLGLRDPDGKGVLTGLTNISAVNGTKVIGGKRVPCEGELWYRGYRIETLINSLPEHKMGFGKIAYLLLMGELPSDEELKTFVSAVRHYRKLPTNFVRDVIMKAPSSDIMNSMSRSILTLASYDQDAKNPSLENNLRQCIQLIGQFPMLAVYAYHAHVFTNLDGSMYVHNPKSELSTAENFLMMLRPDQSFTPVEAKTLDTAMILHMEHGGGNNSTFTTRVVTSSGSDTYSTISAAMASLKGPKHGGANIKVMNMMNDIRKNVKDYSDKDEIAHYLRKILSGEVLDHKGLIYGMGHAVYTLSDPREKIFKKYVKELAKEKGRENDLLLYENIEEIAPNIINENRKKKKPICANVDFYSGFVFNMLNIPIELYTPLFAVARIVGWSAHRMEELICTDKIIRPAYMSVMEKHEK, encoded by the coding sequence ATGAGTTTGAAACAATCCGATTATTTAGATCGTCAAATAGAAATATGTAAAGAAAATGATGAGATTGCCCCTAGATTATACAGTGAATACGGGATTAACTTAGGTTTAAGGGATCCAGATGGGAAGGGCGTATTAACAGGGCTGACCAATATTTCAGCAGTTAACGGAACAAAAGTGATAGGCGGAAAACGTGTTCCCTGTGAAGGTGAATTATGGTATCGTGGCTATCGAATTGAGACACTTATTAACAGTTTACCAGAACATAAAATGGGGTTTGGAAAAATTGCCTATTTATTGCTTATGGGAGAATTACCTTCTGATGAAGAGCTGAAAACTTTTGTATCTGCAGTACGACATTACAGAAAATTACCAACTAACTTTGTGCGTGATGTTATTATGAAAGCTCCTAGCTCTGATATCATGAACAGTATGTCGCGTTCCATTTTGACTTTGGCCTCGTATGACCAAGATGCCAAAAATCCTTCACTTGAAAATAATTTGCGTCAATGTATACAGCTTATTGGGCAATTTCCTATGCTGGCAGTATATGCTTATCATGCACATGTTTTTACAAATTTAGATGGCAGTATGTATGTACATAATCCCAAGTCAGAATTGTCTACTGCAGAAAATTTTCTGATGATGTTAAGACCAGATCAGTCATTTACGCCTGTGGAAGCAAAAACCTTAGACACTGCTATGATTTTACATATGGAACATGGTGGCGGAAACAATTCAACATTTACAACACGAGTTGTTACGTCAAGTGGATCTGATACATATTCTACTATTAGTGCAGCGATGGCTTCATTAAAAGGACCAAAGCATGGCGGCGCAAATATCAAAGTGATGAATATGATGAACGATATTCGCAAAAATGTGAAAGATTATTCAGATAAAGATGAAATTGCGCATTATTTGAGAAAAATATTGTCAGGTGAAGTATTAGATCATAAAGGGCTTATTTATGGAATGGGACATGCCGTTTATACGCTATCTGACCCTAGAGAAAAAATATTTAAAAAGTATGTAAAAGAATTAGCAAAAGAAAAGGGAAGAGAAAACGATCTTTTGCTGTATGAAAATATTGAAGAAATTGCCCCCAATATTATTAATGAAAATCGTAAAAAGAAAAAGCCGATTTGTGCAAATGTAGACTTTTACAGCGGATTTGTCTTTAATATGTTGAATATTCCCATTGAACTTTACACACCGCTTTTTGCTGTAGCTAGAATTGTTGGCTGGAGTGCACATAGAATGGAAGAATTAATATGCACAGATAAAATCATTCGCCCGGCTTACATGAGTGTGATGGAAAAGCACGAAAAATAA
- a CDS encoding sodium-dependent transporter — translation MVQKKQSHSSFSGQLGFIMAAAGSAVGLGNIWRFPYLAAKDGGGLFLIVYLVLVLTFGFTLLVNDIAIGRHTQKSPIQAYEMIKPGWGFLGRITFLVPAIIMTYYAVIGGWVLKYITIYFIGEGHAAASSNYFSSFITSPISPIIYGLIFMILTAIIVYRGVQNGIEKFSKVCMPILLVMIIAIAVFSLTLKHTENGVTRTGLQGLAVYLVPNFHGMTIGKFLSVLLDAMSQLFFSLSVSMGIMVTYGSYVKKDIDLNHSINMIEIFDTLIAFLAGLMIIPSIYVFTGKSGMTSGPSLIFVSLPKIFNAMGKFGIFFGAAFFIMVAFAALTSCISVLETLVADCSEIFKAPRKKVTLILTIIYSIATIVITLGYTVFYFELKLPNGATGQLLDLADYLSNSVLMPITSLLSCVLIGWVVKPKLIIDEMELNGETFRRKKIYVIMVKYIAPVIMVILFLQSTGFWQWLLHI, via the coding sequence ATGGTACAAAAAAAACAATCGCATAGCAGTTTTAGCGGGCAGCTCGGATTCATAATGGCTGCAGCAGGTTCAGCAGTTGGTTTGGGAAATATTTGGCGTTTTCCATATTTGGCAGCAAAAGATGGTGGAGGGTTATTCCTCATTGTTTATCTCGTACTTGTATTGACTTTCGGTTTTACTTTATTAGTAAATGATATTGCAATTGGCCGTCATACACAAAAAAGTCCAATTCAAGCATATGAGATGATTAAACCTGGGTGGGGATTTTTAGGTCGAATTACATTCTTGGTTCCTGCAATAATAATGACTTATTATGCTGTTATTGGAGGCTGGGTTTTAAAGTACATCACCATATATTTTATTGGAGAAGGCCATGCTGCAGCTTCAAGTAATTATTTTTCCTCTTTTATTACGTCTCCAATATCACCAATTATTTATGGACTTATCTTTATGATATTAACGGCTATTATCGTTTATAGAGGTGTCCAAAATGGAATTGAAAAATTCTCAAAAGTTTGTATGCCAATTTTGTTAGTGATGATCATTGCAATAGCCGTTTTTTCCTTAACACTAAAACATACCGAAAATGGTGTGACCAGGACTGGGTTGCAAGGATTAGCAGTATATCTTGTCCCTAATTTTCATGGCATGACAATAGGAAAATTCCTTTCAGTTTTACTTGATGCAATGAGTCAGCTCTTTTTTTCTTTATCTGTTTCAATGGGAATTATGGTAACTTATGGCTCTTATGTTAAGAAAGATATTGATCTCAATCATTCTATTAATATGATTGAAATATTTGATACATTAATTGCCTTTCTTGCTGGACTGATGATTATTCCATCTATTTATGTTTTTACAGGAAAATCGGGAATGACATCTGGGCCATCTTTAATATTTGTTTCATTGCCAAAAATATTTAATGCAATGGGAAAATTTGGTATATTTTTTGGTGCTGCTTTTTTCATTATGGTTGCCTTTGCTGCATTAACTTCATGTATTTCTGTTTTAGAAACGTTAGTTGCGGACTGCTCTGAAATTTTCAAAGCGCCGAGAAAAAAGGTGACATTAATTTTAACTATTATTTATAGTATTGCAACAATTGTCATTACGTTGGGTTATACTGTTTTTTATTTTGAATTAAAATTACCGAATGGGGCTACTGGGCAACTTTTGGATTTAGCTGATTATTTAAGTAATAGTGTGCTAATGCCGATCACATCACTATTATCGTGTGTACTGATTGGATGGGTTGTCAAACCTAAATTGATTATCGATGAAATGGAATTGAATGGGGAGACATTTAGGAGAAAAAAGATTTACGTTATTATGGTTAAATATATTGCCCCTGTTATTATGGTTATTTTATTTTTACAATCGACTGGTTTTTGGCAGTGGTTACTGCATATCTAA
- the tnpA gene encoding IS200/IS605 family transposase: MNNNASNSLAHTTWNCKYHIVFAPKYRRQAIYGKIRADIGKILRILCQRKGIEIIEAECCSNHIHMLVRIPPKYSVSQIVGYLKRKSSLMIFNKYANLRYRYGNRHFWCRGYYVDTVGKNTKKIAEYIRTQLQEDIAEDQISIKEYIDPFSGKKVK, translated from the coding sequence ATGAATAATAATGCTAGTAATAGTTTAGCACATACTACATGGAATTGTAAGTATCACATCGTGTTTGCACCAAAGTACCGCAGACAAGCCATATACGGAAAAATTCGTGCAGATATCGGCAAAATATTAAGAATATTGTGCCAAAGAAAAGGAATTGAAATCATTGAGGCAGAATGCTGTTCGAATCATATTCATATGTTAGTTAGGATACCGCCAAAATATTCAGTTTCTCAAATTGTAGGATATTTAAAAAGGAAAAGTTCTCTGATGATATTCAATAAGTATGCAAACCTGAGGTATAGATATGGGAACAGGCATTTCTGGTGCAGAGGATACTATGTGGATACGGTTGGCAAAAATACTAAAAAGATCGCAGAATATATTCGCACACAATTGCAGGAAGATATTGCAGAAGATCAGATAAGTATAAAAGAGTACATTGACCCATTTAGTGGGAAAAAAGTAAAGTAA
- a CDS encoding peptidylprolyl isomerase — translation MPLEDKVLAVVEGKEITQKQLNLLIEQAPADQQAQFRTREGQRQLLNEMIAQELFYLKGKDEHVEDTEQYQKEFSEMKEKFLKSYMISHFMSDIKVSEEELKAYYQEHSNQFIAPDSIRASHILLPSKQQAIDIINEINKGDKSFEQAAKDYSLDQSNRNKGGDLGYFHKGQMVAEFEVAAFALEPGEMTKEPVKSQFGYHIIKVTDKKIKEKIPFEAAHDSLHRFLLGQKQNRAYVNEAEDLKEKYSVEIKLGI, via the coding sequence ATGCCTTTAGAAGACAAAGTTCTTGCCGTAGTTGAAGGTAAGGAAATAACACAAAAACAATTAAATCTTTTGATTGAACAAGCACCTGCTGACCAACAAGCTCAGTTTAGAACGCGAGAAGGTCAACGTCAATTATTAAATGAAATGATTGCTCAAGAATTATTTTATCTTAAAGGAAAAGATGAACACGTCGAAGACACAGAACAATATCAAAAAGAATTCTCTGAAATGAAAGAAAAATTTTTAAAATCTTATATGATTTCTCATTTCATGAGCGATATCAAAGTATCAGAAGAAGAATTGAAGGCCTATTATCAAGAACACAGCAATCAGTTTATTGCACCTGATTCAATTCGAGCTTCACATATCTTACTTCCTTCCAAGCAGCAAGCTATTGATATTATTAATGAAATAAATAAAGGTGATAAGAGCTTTGAGCAAGCTGCCAAAGATTATTCTTTAGATCAATCCAATAGAAATAAAGGCGGTGATTTAGGATACTTCCATAAGGGCCAAATGGTCGCAGAATTTGAAGTTGCTGCTTTTGCCTTAGAACCCGGTGAAATGACGAAAGAGCCCGTAAAATCTCAATTTGGCTATCATATCATCAAAGTCACCGATAAAAAGATAAAAGAAAAAATTCCTTTTGAAGCTGCACACGATAGTTTGCACCGTTTTCTTTTAGGACAAAAACAAAACCGCGCTTATGTAAATGAAGCTGAAGATTTAAAAGAAAAGTACTCTGTAGAAATCAAATTGGGAATATAA
- the pyrH gene encoding UMP kinase, whose amino-acid sequence MIKLSGEALAGNDGFGINPSTVKKICTAIKSAYDLGIEIAIVVGGGNFWRGRQSDEMDKSTADYMGMLATVLNALALQDSLESMDVPVRVQTAIEMREIAEPYIKRKAMRHLEKKRIVIFAAGTGNPFFTTDTTAALRAAEIDADIILLAKNVDAVYDSDPNINPNAKRYSNLTYLDVINKGLKVMDSTAITLCMDNCIPILVFGVKDPQNILRAIMGEKIGTLINGDDDE is encoded by the coding sequence ATGATTAAACTCAGTGGCGAAGCTCTAGCGGGAAATGATGGTTTTGGAATTAATCCATCAACTGTAAAGAAAATTTGCACAGCGATTAAATCGGCATACGATTTAGGTATAGAAATTGCTATTGTTGTTGGCGGTGGAAATTTTTGGCGTGGGAGACAAAGTGATGAAATGGATAAATCCACGGCAGATTATATGGGAATGCTGGCAACTGTATTAAACGCTCTCGCTTTACAGGATTCTTTAGAAAGTATGGATGTACCTGTAAGAGTTCAGACAGCAATTGAAATGAGAGAAATTGCAGAACCGTATATTAAACGCAAGGCAATGCGTCATCTTGAAAAGAAACGTATTGTTATTTTCGCAGCTGGAACGGGCAATCCGTTTTTTACGACAGATACAACAGCAGCATTGCGAGCTGCTGAAATTGACGCAGATATTATATTACTTGCTAAAAATGTTGATGCTGTTTATGATTCAGATCCAAATATAAATCCAAACGCAAAACGTTATTCAAATTTGACTTATTTGGATGTCATTAATAAAGGGCTTAAAGTAATGGATTCGACAGCTATTACTTTATGTATGGATAATTGTATTCCAATTCTAGTTTTTGGTGTGAAGGATCCTCAAAATATTCTGCGTGCCATAATGGGTGAAAAAATAGGAACATTAATTAATGGAGATGACGATGAGTAA
- the frr gene encoding ribosome recycling factor, with protein sequence MSNTVIQTAEQKMNGAIESLNSSLLTLRAGRANAHILDKVTVDYYGTKTPINQISTIAVPEPRSITIQPYDINSLKEIEKAILKADLGFNPSNDGKIIRLIVPQLTEERRKELVKLTKKYGEECKVSIRNVRRKADQKIKGQQKDNEISEDELHDIQNDIQDLTNKKIKEIDQILKEKEKEILAV encoded by the coding sequence ATGAGTAATACAGTAATACAAACAGCTGAACAGAAAATGAACGGCGCTATTGAAAGTTTAAATAGTAGTTTATTGACATTACGCGCTGGACGCGCAAATGCACATATTTTAGATAAAGTGACTGTAGATTACTACGGAACAAAAACGCCTATTAATCAAATTTCAACTATAGCTGTTCCAGAACCGAGATCAATTACAATCCAACCTTATGATATTAATAGTTTAAAAGAAATTGAAAAAGCTATATTAAAAGCTGATCTTGGATTTAATCCGTCGAATGATGGAAAGATAATCCGATTAATCGTTCCGCAATTAACAGAAGAACGAAGGAAGGAATTAGTTAAATTAACGAAGAAGTATGGTGAAGAATGCAAAGTTTCCATACGCAACGTTAGAAGAAAAGCTGATCAGAAAATCAAAGGCCAACAAAAGGATAATGAAATTAGCGAAGATGAATTGCATGACATTCAAAATGATATCCAAGATTTGACAAATAAAAAGATTAAGGAAATTGATCAAATATTAAAGGAAAAAGAAAAGGAAATTTTAGCAGTTTAA
- the rimP gene encoding ribosome maturation factor RimP — protein sequence MTKQEKLFNLFSPIINQMGYECYNVELKKNGKRRSLMIYIDHPDGIKIEDCEKVSREISRFLDEADPIEGAYTLEVSSPGIERQLSRIEHYQAAIGEKIDISLFKPINKMKKICAVLTEVDDKGIAVQFNHTTLHFNFTDIAKANIHFDFD from the coding sequence ATGACGAAACAGGAAAAATTATTCAATTTATTTAGCCCTATTATTAATCAAATGGGTTATGAATGTTACAATGTTGAATTAAAGAAAAACGGCAAAAGGCGATCTTTAATGATTTATATTGATCATCCGGATGGTATAAAGATTGAAGATTGTGAAAAAGTCAGTAGAGAAATAAGTCGATTTTTAGACGAAGCGGATCCGATAGAAGGTGCATACACATTGGAAGTTTCTTCTCCAGGAATAGAAAGACAATTGTCGCGTATTGAACATTATCAAGCGGCAATAGGGGAAAAAATCGACATTAGCTTATTTAAGCCTATTAATAAAATGAAGAAAATATGTGCTGTATTAACAGAAGTGGATGATAAGGGGATTGCCGTACAATTCAACCACACTACATTACACTTTAATTTTACCGACATTGCAAAAGCAAATATCCATTTTGATTTTGATTAA
- the nusA gene encoding transcription termination factor NusA has translation MNAEFITALDILEKEKGINKEELIQDIESSIEQAYKKNYGNDQDFEVVFDRETGEIKLFSRWLVVSNDVLELSGSEKRLQDAIEINESCHIGDVIEQEIEPKDFGRIAAQNAKQMIYQKIKEQERKKIYNEFIEHEGEIITGSIDHVERKMVYVDLGDTVGFLPLNEQIYGENYLPGERIKVYILSVRNQSKGPEIILSRKHPGLLKRLLEDEVPEIYDGIVEIESVAREAGARSKVAVKSNDPAIDPVGACVGHKGSRIQNIIDELGNEKIDVIKYSEDPYEYITNALSPANVKEVLINDENKQAYAIVDDLQFSLAIGKEGQNVRLAVHLTGWKIDIKSTSEFKKILMEHPNFREEFSKKDEHVEKLVDEIKKEMDALLDDSAGSGKLDLNDDDLFLSELNDNSEENQ, from the coding sequence ATGAATGCAGAATTTATTACTGCTTTAGATATTTTGGAAAAAGAAAAGGGTATTAATAAAGAAGAATTAATACAAGATATTGAAAGTTCAATAGAGCAAGCTTATAAAAAGAATTATGGCAATGATCAAGATTTTGAAGTGGTCTTCGATCGGGAAACTGGAGAAATAAAACTATTTTCCAGGTGGTTAGTTGTCAGCAATGATGTGTTGGAACTTTCTGGCAGCGAAAAAAGGTTGCAAGATGCGATTGAAATTAATGAAAGTTGCCATATCGGAGATGTCATTGAACAAGAAATTGAACCGAAAGATTTTGGCCGAATTGCAGCTCAAAATGCGAAACAAATGATCTATCAAAAGATTAAAGAACAAGAAAGAAAGAAAATTTACAACGAATTTATTGAGCATGAAGGCGAAATCATTACGGGAAGTATAGATCACGTTGAACGGAAAATGGTTTACGTCGACTTAGGCGATACTGTGGGTTTTCTTCCTCTAAATGAACAAATTTATGGAGAAAATTATTTACCTGGAGAGCGAATTAAAGTATATATTTTGTCAGTCCGTAATCAGAGCAAAGGACCTGAAATTATATTATCTAGAAAGCATCCAGGACTTTTAAAAAGATTATTGGAAGATGAAGTTCCTGAAATTTATGACGGGATTGTTGAAATTGAAAGCGTTGCACGTGAGGCAGGAGCCAGATCTAAAGTTGCTGTTAAATCGAATGATCCAGCTATTGATCCCGTTGGCGCTTGTGTAGGTCATAAAGGAAGTCGCATACAAAACATTATAGACGAGCTTGGAAATGAAAAAATAGATGTTATTAAATATAGCGAGGATCCTTATGAATATATTACAAATGCTTTGAGTCCTGCTAACGTAAAAGAGGTTTTAATCAATGACGAAAACAAGCAGGCATATGCAATTGTTGATGATTTACAGTTCTCACTTGCAATTGGAAAAGAAGGACAAAATGTCCGTTTGGCTGTTCATTTAACGGGATGGAAAATAGATATCAAGAGTACTTCAGAATTTAAAAAGATTTTAATGGAACATCCCAATTTTAGAGAAGAATTTAGTAAAAAAGATGAACATGTCGAAAAATTAGTTGATGAAATAAAAAAAGAAATGGATGCACTCTTAGATGATAGTGCAGGTTCTGGAAAACTTGATCTGAATGACGATGATCTTTTCTTATCTGAATTAAACGATAATAGTGAAGAGAACCAATGA
- the rnpM gene encoding RNase P modulator RnpM, whose amino-acid sequence MKKIPQRTCIVCKEKKAKKQLYRIVLLSSGELILDRTGKQNGRGAYVCSDFQCINKLNASLLSKAFKQKVSLEMAEKLKKILYEETKMM is encoded by the coding sequence ATGAAGAAGATACCACAAAGAACTTGTATAGTATGTAAAGAAAAAAAAGCGAAAAAGCAGCTGTACCGTATTGTTTTGCTTTCTTCTGGTGAATTAATACTCGATCGAACAGGAAAACAAAATGGAAGAGGCGCTTACGTCTGTTCAGACTTTCAATGTATAAATAAATTAAATGCTTCATTATTATCAAAAGCATTTAAGCAAAAAGTGTCATTGGAAATGGCAGAAAAATTAAAAAAAATATTATACGAGGAAACTAAAATGATGTAA